A window from Purpureocillium takamizusanense chromosome 3, complete sequence encodes these proteins:
- a CDS encoding uncharacterized protein (TransMembrane:1 (i7-29o)~EggNog:ENOG503P1MN): MGGSDEVIVAVVALIVSVVALSATFMQVLQQYYASASGYSQCNEKVMGAWAKSKSRRFSWEELRFEVQFDTPVIFVSPPDNKDGPILDAPIYFLDGTQKSMEETHTADEMDLRKAYHFRSLKERIHTADNERASWLSLLYAVQRMEAKAFEWQQNRYEQLARRSDLSEKHGLPQKAPSLQESHTLTVALQRKRRSWDTMPSSVSKPYATTTICHLIEMMAALGVYWKEFDRRRDRYRGEGNGFMVLGERISDLGLMFAFQVYGECRFEYNRVIPVDYIKELCFGHVPTIYRETFDQRRLGAPSDEVENLGSLQMASRREVAETLVVIGCNKNTVQYYLNEDGTTAHLFPLSFEILGMLSQTFHIKKSYFTYIPNPTFDCWDERSLSLVGVLKAYRDFSAVHLPGATRNETIYGRIVAHIETILDHQNDGDAASQLLLLTALHDALDDADEVLTAKEKGCDPPTHPPRAHKSSLSHGNKRPSRAQLDGVETQKQRRRREIVQDVLRSHIQEVLKLLNDGNDRSSDTQSLLVPDRGGGPPSPGNSRYHSMVGLPFSQARFEDINEEAPEFRQHKFMEVYFEVIRCKVIPRAWDSSNRRASFTGQDGSGGGGGGGGLLRRRASVAADVPAPPGFGLRKRGTGGTHASVTVQTDPGTVTPSIVPPAMVAAADTRPVPSPLENEIHPDEAEAQADLQSDDNNMVLVGMDDDDDMDGGGGPSPPPPLRKPETLANQPVSHDDVWCTLVFRMICWLMLHDFNKQDVQVSKSELLGSRMPVYIA, encoded by the exons ATGggtggcagcgacgaggtcattgtcgccgtggtggcgctcatcgtctccgtcgtGGCGCTGTCCGCGACCTTCATGCAGGTGCTCCAGCAGTACTATGCCTCGGCGTCAGGCTACTCGCAGTGCAACGAAAAGGTCATGGGTGCGTGGGCCAAGTCAAAATCACGGCGCTTCTCTTGGGAGGAGCTACGGTTCGAGGTCCAGTTCGACACGCCCGTCATATTCGTCTCGCCCCCGGACAATAAGGACGGGCCTATCCTCGACGCCCCGATATACTTCCTCGACGGGACGCAGAAGAGCATGGAGGAGACGCAcacggccgacgagatgGACCTGCGCAAGGCGTACCACTTCAGGTCTCTCAAGGAGAGGATACACACAGCCGACAACGAGCGTGCCTCGTGGCTCTCGCTCCTCTACGCCGTGCAGAGAATGGAAGCAAAGGCGTTTGAGTGGCAGCAGAATCGCTACGAGCAGCTGGCCCGGCGCAGTGACTTGAGCGAAAAGCACGGGCTGCCACAAAAGGCCCCCTCGCTTCAAGAGAGCCATACCCTGACCgtggcgctgcagcgcaagCGCAGGAGCTGGGacacgatgccgtcgtccgtctcgaAACCGTacgcgaccaccaccataTGTCATCTCATCGAGATGATGGCCGCTCTCGGCGTCTATTGGAAGGAGTTTGACCGCCGGCGGGATCGCTACCGCGGCGAGGGAAACGGCTTCATGGTCCTGGGGGAGAGGATCAGCGACCTCGGCTTGATGTTCGCCTTCCAGGTGTATGGCGAATGCCGCTTCGAGTACAACCGCGTGATCCCCGTCGACTACATCAAGGAGCTATGCTTTGGCCACGTGCCCACCATTTACCGCGAGACGTTTGatcagcggcggctcggcgcccCAAGCGATGAGGTCGAGAACTTGGGTTCCTTGCAAATGGCCAGCAGGAGAGAGGTTGCCGAGACCCTGGTCGTCATTGGATGCAACAAGAACACCGTGCAGTACTATCTGAATGAAGATGGCACCACGGCACATCTCTTCCCAC TCTCGTTTGAGATCCTCGGCATGCTGAGCCAAACGTTCCACATCAAGAAGAGCTACTTTACGTACATACCCAACCCGACCTTCGACTGTTGGGACGAGCGATCACTCTCTCTAGTGGGGGTGCTGAAGGCTTACAGAGACTTCTCGGCCGTTCACCTGCCTGGGGCTACTCGCAATGAGACCATATATGGCCGGATCGTTGCCCACATCGAAACGATATTGGACCATCAGAATGACGGAGATGCAGCTTCCCAACTACTGCTTCTCACGGCGCTTCACGATGCATTGGATGACGCCGATGAAGTCTTGACGGCCAAGGAAAAGGGTTGCGACCCTCCAACACACCCGCCGAGGGCGCACAAGAGCTCTTTATCCCATGGCAACAAGAGACCCTCTCGCGctcagctcgacggcgtcgagacgCAGAAGCAGAGGCGTAGGCGCGAGATTGTTCAGGACGTCCTCCGGTCCCATATACAGGAGGTTCTGAAGCTGctcaacgacggcaacgacagGAGCTCCGACACCCAGTCGCTGCTGGTCCCCGACAGGGGGGGCGGTCCCCCATCGCCCGGTAACTCTCGCTACCACAGCATGGTGGGGCTCCCTTTCTCGCAAGCGCGCTTTGAGGACATCAACGAAGAGGCGCCCGAGTTCAGGCAGCACAAGTTCATGGAGGTGTATTTCGAAGTGATCCGATGCAAGGTCATTCCCCGGGCGTGGGACTCGTCGAACCGGAGGGCAAGCTTCACCGGCCAGGACgggagtggcggcggcggcggcggcggcggcctcctgcGCCGGAGAGCGagcgtggccgccgacgtgccggcgccgcctggctTCGGGCTCAGGAAGCGgggcacgggcggcacgcacgccagCGTGACCGTGCAGACTGACCCGGGGACGGTGACGCCGAGCATTGTCCCGCCGGCGATGGTTGCAGCGGCCGACACTAGGCCTGTGCCAAGCCCGTTGGAGAACGAGATTCAtcccgacgaggcggaggctcAGGCGGACCTCCAGTCGGACGACAACAACATGGTCTTGGTgggcatggacgacgacgacgacatggacgggggcggcggcccgtcgccgccgccgccgttgcggaAACCAGAAACGCTGGCCAACCAGCCCGTCTCACACGACGACGTATGGTGCACGCTCGTCTTCCGGATGATATGCTGGCTGATGCTGCACGACTTCAACAAGCAGGACGTGCAGGTGAGCAAGAGCGAGCTTCTCGGCAGCCGGATGCCTGTGTACATTGCGTAG
- the CDC4 gene encoding SCF ubiquitin ligase complex subunit cdc4 (COG:S~EggNog:ENOG503NYHA) — MTPSPSPAGQAAEPRRPRSAQTLSVSIAEPQQKPSRRFQLEVSECVETKTVTTTTRLTRKFPHVFVRDPTPLANLDSKEYPLAMKETPPELLQFQYNMSGKAHDQAGSDQGDAAGDVPDDALPMARPMKQLNTGAVTPTAVKSEPFAHETPSQITARPPARSPSDACPRRTRQTRASVADSPTTSAPVSQSNAVAAPSRPSQRLARSSNLHAVTDKLRRSIVQGGTTANGGDTSGMSTATTQRRGPLRSAASGFLATPDTSDLMGTSSERPSRRRSVQLDRIQNSPPESTPSMSQPGPCDAASPSGSDSHTVFSSTVATPPITDADADAEPFNDTDESLQQSVRALQHRPAIDVVAAQDASLPSPRLSPTLAASQLLSTDHDEAPSTLQTATDQSSWMDDSQTKQENDAMELMAYDDDDRLLVKHADASSPVVVDTQTLLEAFDSMTTEMKTFMMYQFLRRCNRSTLRVVAGAVNPALKTDFLRQLPLELAYHVLSYLDCRDLCRAAQVSKHWRNIVDRNETGWKELFDRDGFALPPGELNKAIIQGWGWQDPEGAAGFERDLSMHGRLTSSDFELTKHLRSEAPKSRTSKRKRALNSYSASERSKRRAATQEAVTSRESTSQVEVKQHKSEGPLSAANAAAAAVPDPQLGLASLRELHLFKSLYRRHYMIRRSWTSGDVKPAHVAFAAHPRHVITCLQFDDDKIITGSDDTLIHIYDTKTGKLRKKLEGHEGGVWALQYEGNTLVSGSTDRSVRVWDIERGLCQQVFYGHTSTVRCLQILMPTETGRDLAGRPIMEPAQPLIITGSRDSQLRVWRLPGTGSRRYTTSNPSAKETDCPFFIRALPGHLHSVRAISAHGDTLVSGSYDSTVRVWRISTGDSLHVLRGHSQKVYSVVLDHERNRCISGSMDSLVKIWDLATGACLHTLEGHSLLVGLLDLRDERLVSAAADSTLRIWDPENGRCRHTLMAHTGAITCFQHDGQKVISGSEKTVKMWDVRTGECVQDLLTDLSGVWQVKFDGRRCVAAVQRDQLTYVEILDFGAIRDGQPPEDLGKRVLLNEHEVREIIDEGPA, encoded by the exons atgacgccctcgccctcacctGCCGGCCAGGCTGCAGAGCCCCGGCGTCCGAGGAGCGCCCAGACCCTCTCAGTCAGTATTGCTGAGCCTCAGCAGAAGCCCAGTCGCCGCTTCCAGCTCGAGGTCAGCGAGTGCGTCGAGACGAAGAcggtcaccaccaccacccgcctGACAAGGAAGTTTCCGCACGTCTTCGTCCGCGATCCGACCCCGCTTGCCAACCTCGACTCCAAGGAGTACCCCTTGGCCATGAAGGAGACGCCCCCCGAACTGCTGCAATTCCAGTACAATATGTCGGGCAAGGCCCACGATCAAGCCGGTTCCGACCAAggcgacgctgccggcgacgtcCCAGACGACGCACTGCCAATGGCGAGGCCG ATGAAGCAGCTCAATACCGGTGCCGTTACCCCTACGGCTGTCAAGTCTGAGCCCTTTGCCCACGAGACGCCGTCCCAGatcaccgcccgcccgcccgcccgctcgccctccGATGCGTGTCCCCGACGCACGCGACAAACACGTGCCAGCGTGGCCGACTCCCCAACCACCAGTGCCCCCGTCTCACAATCCAACGCCGTGGCCGCACCCTCCAGACCTTCCcagcggctcgctcgctcgtctAACCTGCACGCCGTGACAGATAAGCTCCGACGTTCCATCGTCCAGGGCGGCACGACCGCCAATGGAGGAGACACCAGTGGCATGAGCACAGCTACGACccaacgccgcggcccccTCCGTAGCGCCGCCTCTGGCTTCCTTGCGACCCCCGACACATCAGATTTGATGGGTACTTCGTCGGAGCGACcgtctcgacgacgctcgGTGCAGCTTGATCGCATTCAAAACTCGCCTCCAGAGTCCACTCCAAGCATGTCCCAGCCGGGACCCTGCGACGCCGCAAGCCCTTCGGGCAGCGACTCACACACCGTCTTCAGCAGCACTGTCGCCACGCCCCCTATAaccgatgccgatgccgacgccgaacCCTTCAACGACACCGACGAGTCGCTGCAGCAGTCCGTGCGAGCCCTCCAACACCGAcccgccatcgacgtcgTAGCTGCCCAGGACGCCAGTCTTCCTAGTCCGAGATTATCCCCGACCTTGGCCGCTTCGCAACTGCTGTCGACTGATCACGATGAAGCCCCGTCCACActgcagacggcgacggaccAAAGCTCGTGGATGGATGATTCGCAGACGAAGCAGGAGAATGATGCTATGGAGTTGATGGCgtatgacgacgacgacaggctCCTCGTCAAGCACGCAGATGCCTCCTctcccgtcgtcgtggatACGCAGACCCTTCTAGAGGCCTTTGACTCGATGACGACCGAGATGAAGACGTTCATGATGTATCAGTTCCTGCGTCGATGCAACCGGTCCACCCTGCGCGTCGTTGCGGGCGCTGTCAACCCGGCCCTGAAGACCGACTTCCTCCGACAGCTCCCGCTCGAGCTGGCATATCACGTCCTCTCGTACCTCGACTGCCGAGACctctgccgcgccgcacaGGTGTCGAAACATTGGCGCAACATCGTGGACCGTAACGAGACTGGCTGGAAGGAGCTCTTCGACCGCGACGGCTTTGCCTTACCGCCTGGCGAGCTCAACAAGGCCATCATCCAGGGTTGGGGCTGGCAGGACCCAGAGGGTGCCGCAGGCTTCGAGAGGGACCTCAGCATGCACGGCCGCCTGACGTCGTCTGACTTTGAGCTCACGAAACACCTGCGAAGCGAAGCCCCCAAGTCGAGGACATCAAAGCGCAAGCGTGCTCTCAACAGCTACTCGGCATCGGAGCGATCAAAGCGACGTGCGGCCACCCAGGAGGCCGTTACGTCTCGAGAGTCTACAAGCCAGGTGGAGGTCAAGCAGCACAAGTCGGAGGGCCCGTTATCCGCCGCtaacgccgccgccgccgccgttccgGATCctcagctcggcctcgccagcctgcGAGAGCTCCATCTCTTCAAGTCACTATATCGTCGGCACTACATGATTCGCCGAAGTTGGACAAGCGGTGATGTGAAGCCGGCCCACGTCGCCTTTGCGGCCCATCCCCGTCACGTCATCACCTGCCTGCAGTTTGATGACGACAAGATCATCACCGGCAGTGACGACACGCTCATACATATTTACGAcaccaagacgggcaagctccgcaagaagctcgagggccacgagggTGGCGTGTGGGCCTTACAGTACGAGGGCAACACCCTGGTCTCCGGCTCGACGGACCGGTCAGTACGCGTCTGGGACATTGAGAGGGGTCTCTGCCAGCAGGTGTTTTACGGGCACACTAGTACTGTGCGCTGCCTTCAGATCTTGATGCCCACCGAGACTGGCAGGGACTTGGCCGGACGGCCCATTATGGAGCCGGCGCAACCACTCATCATAACTGGCTCCCGCGACAGCCAGCTCCGCGTCTGGCGCCTGCCCGGCACCGGATCTCGGAGATATACCACCTCGAATCCCAGCGCTAAAGAGACGGACTGCCCGTTTTTTATTCGAGCCTTGCCTGGTCACCTGCACTCGGTTCGCGCTATTTCGGCCCACGGCGACACGCTCGTGAGCGGGTCGTACGATAGCACCGTCAGAGTCTGGCGCATTAGCACGGGTGACTCGTTGCACGTCCTTCGTGGTCACTCCCAGAAGGTATACTCGGTAGTGCTGGACCACGAACGCAACCGCTGCATTTCTGGATCCATGGACTCACTCGTCAAGATCTGGGATCTGGCGACGGGCGCTTGTCTTCACACTCTCGAGGGCCACAGTCTACTGGTTGGACTCCTGGACTTGCGTGACGAGAGACTCGTGTCAGCCGCAGCTGATTCGACGCTGAGAATCTGGGACCCCGAGAACGGCCGGTGTCGACACACGCTGATGGCGCATACTGGTGCCATTACGTGCTTTCAGCACGACGGCCAAAAGGTCATTAGCGGCAGTGAGAAGACGGTTAAAATGTGGGACGTACGCACTGGCGAGTGCGTGCAGGATCTCTTGACAGACCTGAGCGGCGTCTGGCAGGTCAAGTTTGACGGACGGAGATGTGTGGCTGCTGTCCAGCGTGACCAGCTCACCTACGTCGAG ATTCTCGACTTTGGCGCGATACGTGATGgccagccgcccgaggaTCTCGGGAAGCGCGTCTTGCTTAATGAGCACGAGGTGCGGGAGATAATCGACGAAGGCCCTGCATAG
- a CDS encoding uncharacterized protein (EggNog:ENOG503P1JJ~TransMembrane:1 (o346-367i)) has translation MPLEQTITIVNNSGKIISTGKQLLSIFKEAKGAYQDKKAQLRNERSSIKRSHTFDPTRSVYRGHDEREYYEDEDGHHAYDDYNHKYDDPRDYEHSHGDTVDYYGRRRSHDVQSVASSRRSHRSSHSRRSSSSRHHDHHHGHHHHHHRSRPALTESNLKTLSEVSSTAPSKAPPPMAYRSPYAETMPLDMAMSKMDLNHAEVRNRIAAAERRERESMMVPRRRSEPEMTMAPSHDRNSSKDIDMHLAYGNIPPDLATRVDLDPAHHDEWNAHQLVHKVEGLLDEAHCLQHSATAIIKHLQEKPDAAAAVALTLAELSSAVAKMSPAFLGFLKGGSPAVFALLASPQFLIGTGIAAGLTVVMFGGWKIVKKVKEAQAAREAIAYEGVPLDRPAPMRTQSEFSAGMDEALVVDEELSTIETWRRGIMPYGADDESADVELITPEADRAHREKYAKDDLDFDLRSRRSTRTHKTSRTHRTSSHRDDKGMDSRSKGKGKEKEPAVPERKSSKAESVTGRSERSSSRKFSSSAKPKERKAIEDGRSRRGDDDAADLDAVFRPKIRQDNMLKAIFKKKEKDVGSRSELVFA, from the exons ATGCCGCTCGAGCAGACGATAACGATAGTCAACAACTCGGGCAAGATCATCAGCACT GGAAAGCAGCTGCTGTCCATCttcaaggaggccaagggcgccTACCAGGACAAGAAAGCCCAGCTGCGCAACGAGCGCTCGTCGATCAAGCGCAGCCACACCTTCGACCCGACCCGCAGCGTGTaccgcggccacgacgaacGCGAGTActacgaggacgaggacgggcaCCACGCCTACGACGATTACAACCACAAGTACGACGACCCGCGCGACTATGAGCACAGCCATGGTGACACCGTCGACTACtacggccgccggcggtcgcACGACGTGCAAAGCGTGGCGAGCTCGCGCAGGAGCCACCGGTCGTCGCACTCGcggcgaagcagcagcagcaggcaccATGATCATCACCAtggccatcaccatcaccatcataGAAGTCGACCGGCTCTGACTGAGAGCAACCTCAAGACTCTGAGCGAGGTCTCCAGCACTGCGCCTAGCaaggccccgccgcccatggcctACCGTAGCCCTTATGCCGAGACGATGCCCCTCGACATGGCCATGTCCAAGATGGACCTGAACCACGCCGAGGTGCGCAACCGgatcgccgcggccgagcgcaGAGAGCGCGAGTCCATGATGGTaccgcgccggcgctccgAGCCCGAGATGACCATGGCCCCCTCCCATGATAGGAATAGTAGCAAGGACATCGACATGCACCTGGCGTACGGCAACATCCCGCCAGACCTGGCTACGCGTGTGGATCTCGACCCGGCGCACCACGACGAGTGGAACGCGCACCAGCTCGTCCACAAGGTCGAGGGactgctggacgaggcgcacTGCCTGCAGCActccgccacggccatcatcaagcaTCTGCAGGAgaagcccgacgccgccgccgcggtggcgctGACGCTCGCGGAGTTGTCgagcgccgtggccaagATGTCGCCCGCGTTTCTGGGCTTTCTCAAGggcggctcgcccgccgtcttTGCGCTGCTTGCCTCGCCGCAGTTCCTCATCGGGACGGGCATCGCGGCTGGCCTGACGGTAGTCATGTTCGGTGGGTGGAAGATTGTCAAGAAGGTCAAGGAGGCCCAggccgcgcgcgaggccatcgcctACGAGGGCGTCCCGCTGGACCGGCCCGCGCCGATGCGCACGCAGAGCGAGTTCAGCGCGGgcatggacgaggcgctcgtggtGGATGAGGAGCTGAGCACAATCGAGACGTGGAGGCGGGGCATCATGCCgtacggcgccgacgatgagagCGCCGACGTTGAGCTCATCACCCCAGAGGCGGACCGCGCGCACCGCGAAAAGTACGCCAAGGACGATCTCGACTTTGACCTGAGATCACGGCGAagcacgcgcacgcacaaGACCAGCCGGACGCATCGGACGTCCTCCCACAGGGATGACAAGGGCATGGACAGTAGGAGCAAAGGGAAGGGCAAGGAAAAGGAACCCGCTGTTCCGGAGCGGAAGAGCAGCAAAGCGGAGAGCGTGACGGGCCGCAGCGagcggagcagcagcagaaagttttcgtcgtcggcaaagCCAAAGGAGAGAAAGGCCATCGAGGacgggcgcagcaggcggggcgacgacgacgctgctgaCCTAGATGCCGTGTTTCGCCCCAAAATTCGACAGGACAACATGCTCAAGGCCATTttcaagaagaaggaaaaggacgTGGGCAGCCGGAGCGAGCTTGTCTTCGCCTAG
- a CDS encoding N(4)-(beta-N-acetylglucosaminyl)-L-asparaginase (COG:E~EggNog:ENOG503PA4M~MEROPS:MER0003299~SECRETED:SignalP(1-23~SECRETED:cutsite=SNA-AV~SECRETED:prob=0.8415)): MGVKSLLFLSCCSLLLLARSSNAAVSHDSPGLPMVINTWGGPFTAATSAAFLTLQQRGGVNGVASGANASAVDAVEVGCATCERNQCDGTVGYGGSPDEACETTLDALIMDGTTFAVGAVAALRRVRHAIAVARMVMEHTRHTFLVGDQATAFAVQNGFAEGPLSTPESEEACRKWREGKCQPNYRVKVRPDPSSSCGPYAPLLSSQHLLESRAADGDETPSSPSPSWRSHDTLSLIALHPSGQLAAGTTTNGAAHKVPGRVGDGPIPGSGSYADSEVGGCGATGDGDVMMRFLPCYQAVESMRRGMAPGDAAEDAVRRMLRRFPRVRAGIVVVDRHGRHAGAAAGWTFTYAYRGGEMPEVKVVTVEPLNDDLAEL, translated from the coding sequence ATGGGCGTAAAGTCCCTGCTCTTCTTGAGTTGTTGCAGCCTACTACTACTGGCTCGCTCCTCCAATGCAGCAGTTAGCCACGACTCGCCTGGCCTGCCCATGGTCATCAACACCTGGGGCGGGCCCTTTacggccgccacgtccgccgccttcctgaccctgcagcagcgcggcggtgTGAACGGCGTCGCAAGCGGTGCCAATGCCTCGGCCgtggacgccgtcgaggtcggctgCGCGACGTGCGAGCGCAACCAgtgcgacggcaccgtcggctACGGCGGCTCCCCCGACGAGGCGTGCGAgacgacgctcgacgccctcatcATGGACGGCACCACCTTTGCCGtcggggccgtcgccgcgctgcggaGGGTCAGGCACGCCATTGCCGTCGCGAGGATGGTCATGGAGCACACGCGCCACACCTTCCTCGTCGGGGaccaggcgacggcgtttgCGGTGCAGAACGGCTTCGCCGAGGGGCCGCTCTCGACGCCCGAGTCGGAGGAGGCGTGTAGGAAGTGGCGGGAGGGAAAATGCCAGCCAAACTATCGCGTCAAAGTCCGCCCGGATCCTTCATCCTCGTGCGGCCCATACGCACCGTTGCTCTCGTCGCAGCATCTCCTCGAATCCCGTGCCGCGGACGGGGACGAaacgccctcgtcgccgtcaccgtcatgGCGCTCGCACGACACGCTCTCCCTCATCGCGCTGCACCCGTcgggccagctcgccgccggcaccacaaccaacggcgccgcgcacaAGGTCCCCGgccgtgtcggcgacggtcCCATCCCGGGGAGCGGATCCTACGCGGACTCGGAGGTGGGCGggtgcggcgcgacgggcgacggggaCGTCATGATGCGCTTCCTGCCGTGCTACCAGGCCGTCGAGAGCATGCGCCGCGGCATGGCGCCCGGGGACGCCGCGGAAGACGCGGTGCGCAGGATGCTGCGCCGCTTCCCGCGCGTCCGGGCGGGTATCGTGGTTGTGGACAGGCATGGCAGACatgcgggcgcggcggcgggctggacgTTTACGTACGCGTATAGAGGTGGCGAGATGCCAGAGGTAAAGGTGGTGACGGTTGAGCCGCTGAATGACGACTTGGCTGAGTTGTAG
- a CDS encoding uncharacterized protein (MEROPS:MER0005900~EggNog:ENOG503P1JV~COG:G), whose amino-acid sequence MTKHVMPATSVAQPVPSDNSDAAGRDSRQQRQQLAALRCLGIPTSSISRRNDALDAEDVAMKKRPRTTIITSNLLIAGDGEPLPNGAVVIEDKIIVWVGDEAEIPQKYMQGPQKSHHVPYMMPGLWDVHVHFLDGPTDPDEAPAAIALESLCEHPAGTGARLTKQCWDAIQLGYTSLRDCGGFGCEVAKVINDGGIVGPNVYSAGSYLSQTAGHGDIFALPPGDAMLNLGIHHVTAGYWGSGFCLLVDGVDECRRAVRLQIRRGARCIKVFASGGVMSRDDSPLDQQFSHDELRVIVEEANRMGRGVAAHVHGKPGIIAAAEAGVTTVEHATFADRECIALLKEKGIMYVATRAVVARLVEGGGEGLPSKVWEKVQLVNTNHLAAYKLAIESGLTIALGTDGRPGDDKAKELQHAVEAGMSNLEAIRAATVNGPLTLGNQAPRSGRLAVGYEADILGLLENPAEDVGVLQRREVIRWVWKGGRLYKGPGVGPWGEES is encoded by the coding sequence ATGACAAAGCATGTTATGCCTGCGACCTCTGTCGCGCAGCCAGTGCCGTCTGACAACTCCGATGCTGCTGGAAGGGATTCGCGCCAACAACGCCAGCAGCTTGCAGCACTGAGATGTCTGGGAATCCCGACTAGCAGTATCTCTCGTCGCAACGACGCTCTAGATGCAGAGGATGTGGCGATGAAGAAGCGCCCTCGCACTACCATCATCACGTCCAACCTCCTCATTGCCGGTGACGGAGAGCCGCTTCCCAACGGCGCGGTTGTTATTGAGGACAAAATCATCGTCTGGGTCGGTGATGAGGCTGAGATACCACAAAAGTACATGCAGGGTCCGCAAAAATCACATCATGTCCCGTACATGATGCCCGGATTGTGGGATGTACACGTTCACTTCTTGGATGGCCCAACGGACCCGGACGAGGCCCCGGCAGCCATTGCTCTGGAATCCCTTTGCGAGCACCCGGCCGGCACGGGTGCGAGACTCACCAAGCAATGCTGGGACGCTATTCAACTCGGGTACACCTCCCTTCGAGATTGTGGCGGGTTTGGCTGTGAAGTCGCCAAGGTGATCAACGACGGGGGCATCGTCGGCCCGAACGTCTATAGCGCGGGCAGTTATCTAAGTCAGacggccggccacggcgacatCTTTGCGCTACCTCCCGGCGACGCAATGCTCAATCTCGGGATTCATCATGTTACGGCTGGCTATTGGGGCTCCGGGTTCTGTCTATTGGTGGACGGCGTAGACGAGTGTCGGCGCGCGGTACGCCTCCAGATCAGGAGAGGAGCTAGGTGCATCAAGGTGTTCGCCTCCGGCGGGGTCATGTCCCGCGACGATAGCCCTCTGGACCAGCAATTTTCGCACGACGAGCTCCGCGTTATCGTCGAAGAGGCGAATCGCATGgggcgcggcgtggcggcccaCGTACACGGCAAGCCaggcatcatcgccgcggccgaagcCGGCGTCACGACCGTAGAGCACGCAACATTTGCTGACCGAGAATGCATCGCTCTCTTAAAGGAGAAGGGGATCATGTACGTCGCCAcgcgagccgtcgtcgcgcgcctcgtcgaagGCGGGGGGGAAGGCCTGCCGAGCAAGGTATGGGAAAAAGTGCAGCTCGTCAACACGAACCATCTCGCAGCGTATAAGCTGGCTATCGAGAGCGGGCTGACCATCGCGCTGGGCACGGACGGGCGAccgggcgacgacaaggccaaggagctgcagcacgcggtcgaggcggggATGAGCAACCTGGAGGCTATTAGGGCGGCGACGGTTAACGGCCCGCTGACGCTTGGGAATCAGGCGCCCAGGTCTGGTCGGCTCGCGGTGGGCTATGAGGCGGATATCTTGGGGCTGCTGGAGAATCCTGCGGAGGATGTGGGGGTGTTGCAGAGAAGGGAGGTTATTCGCTGGGTGTGGAAGGGTGGGAGATTGTACAAGGGACCGGGGGTTGGGCCATGGGGCGAGGAATCGTGA